DNA sequence from the Candidatus Sulfuricurvum sp. RIFRC-1 genome:
TTTTGAAATCACTCCGGGTGAGAAAGTCCTCATCTGTGAAGACATCATCACCACCGGCGGGTCTGCTATGGAAGCGGCAAAGGCTATCGAAGCCCTCGGCGGTGTCGTGGTAGGTTTCGCAGCCCTCGCTAACCGTGGGTTTTGCAAACGTGACGGAAGCGCCTTGGATCGTAAAACCAACTGTGCTTTACCTGCGGATAAACCTCTTTTCGCCCTCGCTGATTTCGATTTTGAGATGTATGCACCGGAAAATTGCCCATTGTGTGCGGATGGTTCAGACGCGATCAAGCCCGGTTCTCGAGGAAATTAACATTATGTACGCAAGCGTGCATGGGGGCTCTCTGCCGAAGAGAACTCAGCGTTAGCGTAGCCACGTGGGCTTTGCTCGCGTGGCGTATCCAAGGAAAAAAATGAACAATACCGATAATTTCAAAGTCGATATGGAGCACCTCCAAAAGGTACAGCGAACTCTTCGTAAAGCGGGAAATATTTTCCCCAATGAAAAAGAGTTGGTTGCGACTTTGGAAGATTTAATTATCAAAGCCCAAGACGACACCTCTCTTAACACCTACTACCATATGGCACAGTATCTCAAACAACGCCTAAAAGAACTCAAAAGCCAACTCGATCAGCCTCTCGAAGCGGTCGATACTGCAATAGAAGATTTAGAGTGGTCGATACGCTATCTTCAATGGCTCGTCACTGAACAAAAACCTTAAAGATCGCAATAAAGCGCTTCGCTGACCAAGCGTGCCGCCACTTCTCTCTTTCCATCGATCGTGATGGAGATGGGAAGTCCTCGAAGGGCACGCTTTTCTTCTAAACTGATCACTTTAACTACCAGTTTCACATTCGGCGCATAACGGATAATCGTTTCACAAATAAGTCTCTTTTTGTCCAAATTATCGAGTGTGACGATAACACTTACCGACTCTTTGGTACACAATTTATCCAAAATAGCGCTTTTAGACATATCCCCAAAATAGACCTCTTGCCCATCACGAAGCGCCTCTTCGACGTGTTTATAGCTGTTGTCGGCAACAACGTAATCGACCCCCTCGGCCTTCAATGCTTTAGCCACGAATTTTCCCACAACCCCGTAGCCGCAGACGATAACATGATTTTTACGTCCGGGCAACATGGCAAACGTTTCGGTAACGCTGATATCTTTGAAAAAATAGCTGCTGATCTTCGACAAATTTGCCAAAATTATAGGGGTAGCTACAATCGATAAGACAATGACCAATACCAAAATCTGAGAAAGTTCATCGGGAATAAGCTTGTTATTCCCCGCAAGTGCAAAAATTGCAAAGGAGAACTCTCCGACCTGCGAAAGGGCAATAGCGGTTTTAAATGCGATTTTGGCTTGGGAATAGATACGGATAACTCCATAAATAATTATCGCCTTAACGATCAAAACCCCCAAGAGGATTATCATAATCTCAGATAAATGGGTTACAAACAGTGCCAAATCGATCTTCATCCCGACCGTAACAAAAAAGGTTCCGAGCAATAAATCTTTAAACGGTGCGATATCGGATTCAACTTTATGGTGATAACGGGTTTCAGCAATAATCATCCCCGCGACAAATGCCCCAAGAGAGTAGGTAAATCCGGCATACGAAGCTAACAGGGAAGAAGCCACAACAATAACCAAAACCGAACCCATAAACAGTTCGTCCACTTCACTCGAAGAGGAGAAATGGAGCAACCATGTCATCATTCTCTTGCCTACGATAAACAACAATCCTACAATGACCAACGCACTAATCGCCGTTTGAAGTAATACATCACTGATATCTTTACCGTTTGAGCTTAAAAATCCGATCAAAATTAAGATCGGGATAACGGCAATATCTTGAAAAATCAAAATCCCGGTCGACTTTTGGCCATAGGGACGGGCAATCTCTTTGGTCGATTTGAGATAACTCAAAACGACTGCGGTCGAAGAGAGCGACAATGCCATCGAAATAATCAATGCCGTTTCTAATGAAATTCCGAATACTCCGTACGCAAAAGAAAAAAAGATGCCCGCAGAGAGAAGAACTTGAAGCGAACCGTTAAAAAAGACATCGGTTTTCATCGTTGAAAGGCGTTGCAACGACACTTCCAGTCCGATCGTAAACATCAAAAAAACCACACCGAATTCGGCAATCATCTCTAAGGTATGCGAATCGGCCATGTGACGTAAATCGAATCCGTACGCAACCGTCACACCGGTCAAAATGTAACCGATAATCGGCGAAATTCCAAATCGCTTGAGGACAAGATTGACAACAATCGACATTCCCAAAGCTATTGTGATGTAATAAAGTACCGATTCCACTAATTTCCAATTTGTCAAACATTTTTATAAGTCTTAAAAGTATATAATACGTTCCTTAAGAAGAGCGGCAATTTGTCGACGTTTTGGATCACTACGACCCATTTAACCCCATCGTAAAAACGCTAATAGCTAAGGAATGATTCAATGACCAAATATATTTTTGTAACCGGCGGTGTACTCAGTTCACTCGGAAAAGGGATTACGGCAGCCAGTATCGGAGCGTTACTCAAACACTCCGGCAAACAAGTCGGAATGCTCAAAATCGATCCGTATATCAACGTTGACCCGGGAACCATGAGCCCACTGGAACACGGTGAAGTATTCGTAACCCAAGATGGTGCCGAAACGGATTTGGACATTGGAAACTACGAACGTTTTCTCGACGCATCTTTTTTACGCACCAGCAACTTCACGACGGGTCAAGTCTACAGCTCGGTTATCGAACGTGAGCGCAGCGGCGGGTATTTGGGGCAGACGATTCAGGTTGTTCCTCATATCGTCGGAGAAATTGTTGATCGTATTAAAAAAGCCGGTGAGGGACATGAGATTCTTGTTGTTGAGCTCGGCGGTACCGTCGGAGACATCGAGGGATTGCCGTTTATGGAAGCGATTCGCACCATGAAACACGATGACGAGGTAGAAGGGACATTTTTCATCCATGTTACCCTCATCCCGTTCATCAAAGCGGCTGGTGAGCACAAAAGCAAACCGACCCAGCACTCAGTGCAGGAGCTTCGTCGTATCGGAATCACCCCACAGATGATTATCGCCCGTAGTGAAGAAAAACTCCCAAGAACCTTTAAAAAGAAACTTGCCCTCGCCTGTGACGTCAGCTCGGACAGTATCATCGAAGCAATGGATGAGCAAACCATTTATGCAGTACCATTGAGCTTTTTACAACAAAATATCCTTGCCCCGATCGCTAAAGAGCTCAGTCTTGGAGAACTTAAACCCGATATGGAACAGTGGGATTCATTGGTCAAAAAGATTGTCTCTCCAAAACACCATGTTACCATCGGATTTGTCGGTAAATATCTGGAACTCAAAGAGTCGTATAAATCGCTCATCGAAGCGCTTATCCATTCGGGAGCGCATCTCGATACCCGCGTAGCGATCAACTGGATTGACAGTGAAAAAATCGAAACGCAAGGGGCAGAAGCACTGTTACGCGACTGTGATTCGGTTCTCGTTGCCGGCGGTTTCGGTAACCGTGGAGTTGAAGGGAAAATCGAAGCGATTCGCTACGCCCGTGAAAATAAAATCCCGTATTTGGGAATCTGTTTGGGAATGCAGCTCTCCATCGTCGAATACGCACGCAATGTTTTAGGCTATGCTGATGCCAATTCCATCGAGTTTAACCCGAAAACGACCCATCCAATGATTTATCTAATCGATAATTTCATCGACCAATCAGGTGAAACTCAGCTTCGAACCCACCACTCGCCGATGGGAGGAACACTCCGTCTGGGCGAATACCCGTGTGAAACGAAAGAGGGGTCAAACCTTCGTACTGCCTATAACAACGAAGCACTGATTTATGAGCGTCACCGTCACCGTTACGAAGCCAATCCGACCTATCGTGCAGCACTCGAAGCGGCGGGAATGGTCGTTACCGGTGAATCACATGGTTTGATCGAAGCGGTTGAGATTCCAAATCATCCATGGTTTTTGGGGGTACAATTTCATCCTGAATTCACCTCTCGTCTCCAAAGTCCGAATGCTTCCATCCTCGGATTTGTGAAAGCAACATTCGCGCATGTCAACCCTGCCTGAAGTACCCCTTCTCGATCATACCTCTCTAGGGAGTTTTTTAGCGCACCGTTTTGAGGCGCAAAGCGAGAAACTCTCCGATATACCCCACCCCAATAATCTCAAAGATGCCAAAAAAGGTGCCGAGCGTTTAGCTCGTGCTATCCGTAACAATGAACGTATCGCTCTGGTCGGCGATTACGATGTGGATGGCGTCACCTCGACCGCAATCGTCAAACGTTTTTTCGACCTCATCCCCTACCCTCTAATTACTACCATACCGAACCGATTTAGTGATGGGTATGGGGTCTCTAAAAATGTACTCGAGCGTCTCGATGCGGATGTCATCTTTACCGTCGACAACGGGATCAATGCCATAGAAGCCGCAGAAGTGTGCAGGTTACGGGGAATCGATCTGATCATTACCGATCATCACACCCCTGGTGACATCCTCCCGGACGCTTATGCCATTATCAACCCGAAACAGCCCGATTGTCCCTATCCGTTTAAAGAGATATGCGGTGCGCAAGTGGGTTGGCTGCTCATGGGGCTAGTGAAACAAGAACTAAACCTCACCATCGATATGCGTCAGTTTTTTCCCTTTCTCGCTCTCGCAATTATCGCCGATGTCATGCCGCTCATAGGGATTAATCGTGCTATTGTCAAGACAGGGTTAGAGATGATGCAAACGTCATCCCTCTCTCCGTTTCTCCTTATACGTGATTTTCTAAACCGCTCCAATGTCTCCTCTGAAGATATCGCATTTCAAATCGCTCCGCGTATCAACTCGGCAGGACGGCTCGAAGATGCTTCGATCGCTTTGGATTTTCTCTTGGCCGACACCAGCGAGAGGGCATACCATCAGTTCGAACTTCTCAGCGCCCTCAATACCTTGCGCAAAGAGACCGAAGCGCAAAATACCGCCGAAGCAATGGTACACGTAAACCGTGATGATTCAATCATAGTCGTAGTCGGTGAGCACTGGAATGAAGGGGTCGTCGGGATCGTGGCATCACGCCTCGTCAACCATTTTCAAAAACCTGCCATTGTCCTCAGTATTCACAACGGTATTGCCAAAGGCTCCGGTCGGAGCATCGGTAATGTCGATCTCTATACCCTCATCAAATCCCAAGAGAAACATCTGCAAAAATTCGGCGGTCACAAAATGGCGGCAGGACTTTCGATGAGCAGTGATACGGTAAGCGCATTTCGTCTTGGAATCAATGAAGCGGCAAAAAGTGTTAATCCTTCTGATTTCATTCCCCACAATGAGATCGTCGGTGAGCTGGAACATGAGATGATCAATTTTCAGCTTTTAGAGCTGTTGGAGCGATTCGAACCCTACGGTGAGGGAAATCCCCGCCCGAGGTTTCTGATCCGTGAGGCCGATGTTGTAACCGTAAAACTGTTCGGTAGCGACCAATCGCACAGCCGTATCGAACTCCGCCCCTCTGCTGTGAGTCCAAAAACACTCGAACTGATCGCATTTCGGCGAACACTCGAATGCCCCGAAAATAAAAAAATGTCGTGCAGCTATACAGTAAATAAAAATGAATGGAACGGACGTGTCTCCCTCCAACTGATGGTGGAGAGAGTCTTTTGATCACGCGTATCCTTTTCCTCGCTTTTTTGCTCATCGGATGCAACAGCACTAATACCACTCTCCCCTATCCGCTCACCATCAGTGAAGAGGGTCTCGGTGCGATCCATCCCGATACCCCATTCGAGCAAATCAGTACTTCTTTGCACGGTTTTGAGTTTGAAAAACTGAGTCG
Encoded proteins:
- the pyrE gene encoding orotate phosphoribosyltransferase, producing MDIKQIYLDASAMLEGHFKLSSGNHSAYYLQSAKVLEQPRTAKLLADALAANIQKNGIEIDTVCAPALGGLIAGFALATALDKRSIFAERVNGEMQIRRGFEITPGEKVLICEDIITTGGSAMEAAKAIEALGGVVVGFAALANRGFCKRDGSALDRKTNCALPADKPLFALADFDFEMYAPENCPLCADGSDAIKPGSRGN
- the recJ gene encoding single-stranded-DNA-specific exonuclease RecJ, yielding MSTLPEVPLLDHTSLGSFLAHRFEAQSEKLSDIPHPNNLKDAKKGAERLARAIRNNERIALVGDYDVDGVTSTAIVKRFFDLIPYPLITTIPNRFSDGYGVSKNVLERLDADVIFTVDNGINAIEAAEVCRLRGIDLIITDHHTPGDILPDAYAIINPKQPDCPYPFKEICGAQVGWLLMGLVKQELNLTIDMRQFFPFLALAIIADVMPLIGINRAIVKTGLEMMQTSSLSPFLLIRDFLNRSNVSSEDIAFQIAPRINSAGRLEDASIALDFLLADTSERAYHQFELLSALNTLRKETEAQNTAEAMVHVNRDDSIIVVVGEHWNEGVVGIVASRLVNHFQKPAIVLSIHNGIAKGSGRSIGNVDLYTLIKSQEKHLQKFGGHKMAAGLSMSSDTVSAFRLGINEAAKSVNPSDFIPHNEIVGELEHEMINFQLLELLERFEPYGEGNPRPRFLIREADVVTVKLFGSDQSHSRIELRPSAVSPKTLELIAFRRTLECPENKKMSCSYTVNKNEWNGRVSLQLMVERVF
- a CDS encoding cation:proton antiporter, translating into MTNWKLVESVLYYITIALGMSIVVNLVLKRFGISPIIGYILTGVTVAYGFDLRHMADSHTLEMIAEFGVVFLMFTIGLEVSLQRLSTMKTDVFFNGSLQVLLSAGIFFSFAYGVFGISLETALIISMALSLSSTAVVLSYLKSTKEIARPYGQKSTGILIFQDIAVIPILILIGFLSSNGKDISDVLLQTAISALVIVGLLFIVGKRMMTWLLHFSSSSEVDELFMGSVLVIVVASSLLASYAGFTYSLGAFVAGMIIAETRYHHKVESDIAPFKDLLLGTFFVTVGMKIDLALFVTHLSEIMIILLGVLIVKAIIIYGVIRIYSQAKIAFKTAIALSQVGEFSFAIFALAGNNKLIPDELSQILVLVIVLSIVATPIILANLSKISSYFFKDISVTETFAMLPGRKNHVIVCGYGVVGKFVAKALKAEGVDYVVADNSYKHVEEALRDGQEVYFGDMSKSAILDKLCTKESVSVIVTLDNLDKKRLICETIIRYAPNVKLVVKVISLEEKRALRGLPISITIDGKREVAARLVSEALYCDL
- a CDS encoding CTP synthase; translation: MTKYIFVTGGVLSSLGKGITAASIGALLKHSGKQVGMLKIDPYINVDPGTMSPLEHGEVFVTQDGAETDLDIGNYERFLDASFLRTSNFTTGQVYSSVIERERSGGYLGQTIQVVPHIVGEIVDRIKKAGEGHEILVVELGGTVGDIEGLPFMEAIRTMKHDDEVEGTFFIHVTLIPFIKAAGEHKSKPTQHSVQELRRIGITPQMIIARSEEKLPRTFKKKLALACDVSSDSIIEAMDEQTIYAVPLSFLQQNILAPIAKELSLGELKPDMEQWDSLVKKIVSPKHHVTIGFVGKYLELKESYKSLIEALIHSGAHLDTRVAINWIDSEKIETQGAEALLRDCDSVLVAGGFGNRGVEGKIEAIRYARENKIPYLGICLGMQLSIVEYARNVLGYADANSIEFNPKTTHPMIYLIDNFIDQSGETQLRTHHSPMGGTLRLGEYPCETKEGSNLRTAYNNEALIYERHRHRYEANPTYRAALEAAGMVVTGESHGLIEAVEIPNHPWFLGVQFHPEFTSRLQSPNASILGFVKATFAHVNPA